One Chromobacterium paludis genomic window carries:
- the gatB gene encoding Asp-tRNA(Asn)/Glu-tRNA(Gln) amidotransferase subunit GatB → MKWEVVIGIEVHVQLNTASKIFSGSSTAFGAEPNTQASAVELALPGVLPVLNRAVVDKAIRLGLALDAKINQKNVFARKNYFYPDLPKGYQISQMDLPIVEHGKLKILVGDQEKVIGVTRAHMEEDAGKSLHEDFQGLSGIDLNRAGTPLLEVVSEPDMRSVDEALAYVKALYTLVTWLGICDGNMQEGSFRMDVNVSVRPEGQQAFGTRREIKNLNSFRFLEQAAKYEIQWQIDTLEDGGKVQQATVLFDPDTGETRMMRSKEDAHDYRYFPDPDLLPVRISDEQIARIRGEMPELPGAMQARFVEAYGVSAYDAALLTSSLKQAEYFEAVAKASGQGKLAANWINGEIAARLNRDGKDIADCPISVERLSGLIARIADNTLSSKLAKQVFDALWDSDLSADAIIERDGLKQVSDVGAIEKMVEEAIAANPKAVEEFRAGKEKALNALAGQVMKASKGKANPAQVQDILRQKLA, encoded by the coding sequence ATGAAATGGGAAGTCGTAATCGGTATCGAGGTGCACGTGCAGCTCAATACCGCCTCCAAGATTTTCTCCGGCTCCAGCACCGCCTTCGGCGCGGAGCCGAACACCCAGGCTTCCGCGGTGGAGCTGGCGCTGCCCGGCGTGCTGCCGGTGCTGAACCGCGCCGTGGTGGACAAGGCGATCCGCCTGGGCCTGGCGCTGGACGCCAAGATCAACCAGAAGAATGTGTTCGCGCGCAAGAACTACTTCTATCCCGATCTCCCCAAGGGTTATCAGATCAGCCAGATGGACCTGCCCATCGTCGAGCACGGCAAGCTGAAAATCCTGGTCGGCGATCAGGAAAAAGTCATCGGCGTGACCCGCGCCCACATGGAAGAAGACGCCGGCAAGAGCCTGCATGAAGACTTCCAGGGCCTGTCCGGCATCGACCTGAACCGCGCCGGCACGCCGCTCTTGGAAGTGGTGTCCGAGCCGGACATGCGCTCGGTCGACGAGGCGCTGGCCTACGTCAAGGCGCTGTACACCTTGGTGACCTGGCTGGGCATCTGCGATGGCAATATGCAGGAAGGCAGCTTCCGCATGGACGTCAATGTGTCGGTGCGCCCGGAAGGCCAGCAGGCATTCGGCACCCGCCGCGAGATCAAGAACCTCAACTCCTTCCGCTTCCTGGAGCAGGCCGCCAAGTACGAAATCCAGTGGCAGATCGACACGCTGGAAGACGGCGGCAAGGTGCAGCAAGCCACCGTGCTGTTCGATCCGGACACCGGCGAAACCCGCATGATGCGCAGCAAGGAAGACGCGCACGACTACCGTTACTTCCCGGACCCGGACCTGCTGCCGGTGCGCATCTCCGACGAGCAGATCGCCCGCATCCGGGGCGAAATGCCGGAGCTGCCGGGCGCGATGCAGGCCCGCTTCGTGGAAGCTTACGGCGTGTCGGCCTACGACGCGGCGCTGCTGACCTCCAGCCTCAAACAGGCGGAGTATTTCGAAGCCGTCGCCAAGGCCTCCGGCCAGGGCAAGCTGGCCGCCAACTGGATCAACGGCGAGATCGCCGCGCGCCTGAACCGCGACGGCAAGGACATCGCCGACTGCCCGATCTCGGTGGAGCGCTTGTCCGGCCTGATCGCGCGCATCGCCGACAATACCCTGTCCAGCAAGCTGGCCAAGCAAGTGTTCGACGCGCTGTGGGACAGCGACTTGTCCGCCGACGCCATCATCGAGCGCGACGGCCTGAAGCAGGTGTCCGACGTCGGCGCCATCGAGAAGATGGTGGAAGAAGCCATCGCCGCCAACCCCAAGGCGGTGGAGGAATTCCGCGCCGGCAAGGAAAAAGCGCTGAATGCCTTGGCCGGCCAGGTGATGAAGGCGTCCAAGGGCAAGGCCAATCCGGCTCAGGTGCAGGATATTCTGCGTCAGAAGCTGGCTTGA
- the mraZ gene encoding division/cell wall cluster transcriptional repressor MraZ: MIGGVSILSLDSKGRLAIPARHRETLLSAFGHKLIVTLESQDHLLIYPEPNWRPVEARLLALPTGNPTLKRYQRLVLGHAETLEMDAAGRILLPARLRELTALDKDVALVGMGNRFELWNAEEWDSQTADALAIDQADLAQHLGDFTL, encoded by the coding sequence ATGATTGGTGGCGTCAGCATCTTGTCTCTCGATAGCAAGGGGCGTTTGGCTATTCCGGCCAGACACCGCGAGACGCTGCTGTCCGCTTTCGGCCATAAGCTCATCGTTACCCTCGAATCCCAGGACCATCTGCTGATCTACCCAGAACCCAACTGGCGCCCGGTCGAGGCTCGTCTGCTGGCCCTTCCCACCGGCAATCCCACCCTGAAACGCTATCAAAGACTGGTGCTCGGCCACGCCGAGACCCTGGAGATGGACGCCGCCGGCCGCATCCTGTTGCCGGCCCGCCTGCGCGAACTGACCGCGCTGGACAAGGACGTTGCCCTGGTAGGCATGGGCAACCGCTTCGAACTGTGGAATGCCGAGGAATGGGACAGCCAGACCGCTGACGCGCTGGCCATAGACCAAGCCGATTTGGCCCAACACCTTGGAGATTTCACGCTGTGA